A window from Candidatus Dormiibacterota bacterium encodes these proteins:
- a CDS encoding SRPBCC family protein, protein MATIPSVDQELGRAFTLPASAYLDPAVLERETDRIFARTWQLVARADELSRIGDLKPTTILDEPILITHSLDGQLRGFYNVCRHRAAQVVLSKGNRRSLQCPYHGWTYGLDGRLQVAREMDGTENFDKADFGLVPIRVERWGPFIFANLDQHAPPLTEVLGRIPQEVAAAGYDVEGMQLVERRDYVIDCNWKVYVDNYLEGYHLPIAHPGLFKELDYDAYRVETFRYYSKQHAPIRELKPGEEPGRDRRYIRQPGSEESALYYWVFPNTMFNIYQDNMSSNLIIPLGVDKTLTVFEWFFAQPGTGPGWESMQQTIAFSDEIQQEDIALCEHVQRGLKSRSYDRGRFNPKRENGVYHFQRLVSEFLS, encoded by the coding sequence ATGGCCACGATCCCATCGGTTGACCAGGAGCTCGGGCGAGCCTTTACCCTTCCGGCGAGCGCCTACCTCGACCCGGCGGTCCTCGAACGGGAAACCGACCGGATCTTCGCGCGCACATGGCAGCTGGTCGCCAGGGCCGACGAGTTATCGCGGATCGGTGACCTCAAGCCGACCACCATCCTCGACGAGCCCATCTTGATCACACACAGCCTCGATGGCCAGCTGCGTGGCTTCTACAACGTCTGCCGTCATCGCGCCGCCCAGGTCGTCCTCTCGAAGGGCAACCGCCGGAGCTTGCAATGTCCGTACCATGGCTGGACCTACGGGCTGGACGGACGGCTGCAGGTCGCCCGCGAGATGGACGGGACCGAGAACTTCGACAAGGCCGATTTCGGTCTGGTCCCCATCCGGGTCGAGCGCTGGGGACCGTTTATCTTTGCCAACCTCGATCAGCACGCGCCGCCGCTGACGGAGGTGTTGGGCCGGATCCCGCAGGAGGTCGCCGCGGCCGGCTACGACGTCGAGGGGATGCAATTGGTCGAGCGGCGCGACTATGTGATCGACTGCAACTGGAAGGTCTACGTCGACAACTATCTGGAGGGCTATCACCTGCCGATCGCCCACCCCGGGCTTTTCAAAGAGCTGGACTACGACGCCTACCGGGTGGAGACCTTCCGCTACTACTCGAAGCAGCACGCTCCCATCCGGGAGCTGAAGCCGGGTGAGGAGCCCGGTCGCGACCGGCGCTACATCCGGCAGCCCGGGAGCGAGGAGAGCGCGCTCTACTACTGGGTCTTCCCCAACACGATGTTCAACATCTACCAGGACAACATGAGCTCGAACCTGATCATCCCCCTCGGCGTGGACAAGACGCTGACCGTCTTCGAGTGGTTCTTCGCGCAGCCCGGTACTGGTCCAGGGTGGGAGTCGATGCAACAGACGATCGCCTTCTCAGACGAGATCCAGCAGGAGGATATCGCGCTCTGCGAGCACGTCCAGCGCGGGTTGAAATCGCGCTCCTACGACCGTGGCCGCTTCAACCCCAAGCGCGAGAACGGCGTCTACCACTTCCAGCGGCTCGTCTCGGAGTTCCTCTCTTAG
- a CDS encoding APC family permease — MATLTAPPGTVAGADVLEEKRKLKKSLFRWDLALFSICAVVGIDTLGQAASFGTQTLFWLVFLSVFFMIPYGLIIAELGTTIPVEGAVYEWVRLAYGHLAGAITAVVYWIANPVWLGGTLAVTAIAAMDTLWGTKIGGNTGLAIVVGLAFVWVGISMNILSLRYMKWVPALGTVVRVVLLLLFGLLVVGSIAAGKNAGSINAGDLFPTMAVFVGVLGVLIFNFVGFEVQSNASEEMGDPRRDVPRSIGVTWLFGLIFYLIPVAGILLVVSAKNITNVGGFVSGYQTVVTNVFGGSAANVLNGIVGAAVVFSLLGSGVVWLMGSDRAMAISSLAGSGPRALGRFSRRFGTPVPVNVLSGIIASIILVLSFLITSGDLQSFFKTVLALTISTTTFSYIAVFPAIITLRRKYGTTGKGYRIPGGIVAVWLCAILAEFFVVAATVFSLWPNICSAKGCFSSDATAAVGNVARTSWELWTIGTMVVIVLMGVVFWLIGRGRQTSPDFELVTADGTSVFKN, encoded by the coding sequence TTGGCTACCTTGACTGCACCTCCCGGGACCGTCGCCGGCGCCGACGTCCTGGAGGAGAAGCGAAAGCTGAAGAAGTCCTTATTCCGCTGGGACCTGGCGCTCTTCAGCATCTGCGCGGTTGTCGGTATCGATACGCTCGGTCAGGCCGCGAGCTTCGGGACGCAAACGCTCTTCTGGCTCGTCTTCCTCTCGGTCTTTTTCATGATCCCCTACGGCCTGATCATCGCCGAGCTGGGCACCACCATCCCGGTCGAGGGTGCCGTGTACGAATGGGTCCGTCTCGCCTACGGGCACCTGGCGGGCGCGATTACGGCCGTTGTCTACTGGATTGCGAACCCCGTATGGCTTGGCGGCACGCTGGCGGTCACCGCGATCGCGGCGATGGACACGCTCTGGGGCACGAAGATCGGCGGCAATACCGGCCTGGCGATCGTGGTCGGTCTGGCCTTCGTCTGGGTCGGGATCTCGATGAACATCCTCTCGCTTCGATACATGAAGTGGGTTCCCGCCCTCGGCACGGTGGTCCGCGTCGTTTTGCTCCTCCTCTTCGGCTTGCTCGTGGTGGGGTCGATCGCCGCGGGTAAGAACGCCGGCAGCATCAACGCCGGGGATCTCTTCCCGACGATGGCCGTCTTCGTCGGCGTACTCGGCGTCCTGATCTTCAACTTCGTCGGCTTCGAAGTGCAATCGAACGCCAGCGAGGAGATGGGTGACCCGCGCCGCGATGTGCCGCGTTCGATTGGAGTCACCTGGCTCTTTGGGCTCATCTTCTATCTGATCCCGGTGGCCGGCATCTTGCTGGTTGTTTCTGCGAAAAACATCACTAACGTCGGCGGCTTCGTCAGTGGATACCAGACGGTCGTCACCAATGTCTTCGGTGGTAGCGCCGCCAATGTCCTCAATGGGATCGTCGGCGCCGCTGTCGTGTTCTCGCTGCTGGGCAGCGGGGTCGTGTGGTTGATGGGTTCGGACCGGGCGATGGCGATCAGCTCGCTCGCCGGCTCCGGCCCGCGCGCGCTCGGCCGTTTCTCGCGGCGGTTCGGAACGCCGGTGCCGGTGAACGTCCTCTCGGGGATCATCGCGAGCATCATCCTCGTGCTGAGCTTCCTGATCACCTCCGGCGACCTGCAGAGTTTCTTCAAGACGGTGCTCGCGCTAACCATCTCGACGACCACCTTCTCTTACATCGCGGTCTTTCCGGCGATCATTACGCTGCGGAGAAAGTACGGAACGACGGGGAAGGGCTACCGCATCCCAGGCGGAATCGTGGCTGTCTGGTTGTGCGCCATTCTCGCCGAGTTCTTCGTGGTGGCGGCGACCGTGTTCTCCTTGTGGCCCAATATCTGTAGCGCGAAGGGGTGCTTCAGCAGTGACGCCACGGCCGCGGTCGGGAACGTCGCCAGGACGTCATGGGAACTGTGGACCATTGGCACGATGGTGGTCATCGTTCTGATGGGAGTCGTCTTCTGGCTCATCGGCAGGGGCCGCCAGACCAGCCCGGACTTCGAGCTGGTAACCGCCGACGGAACGTCGGTCTTCAAGAACTAG
- a CDS encoding NAD(P)/FAD-dependent oxidoreductase — translation MPAEYDAIIVGGGHNGLATAAYLGRAGLKTLVLERRGILGGAAVSEHPWPGYTVSTLSYVLSLMPPEVIHELELRRHGLTLYPLAADYYVPFPDGSHLLLTKDAAQAKAEISKFSTKDAETWPIFSAFLAKIARMVRPLLLMTPPTVGAKTPSDLLELARFAWKLKGLDVQSTSDFVKVMTLSVAELLDEWFESPQVKAARCVSGAIGTYGGPYTPGTAYVLLHHYIGEVDGQMAEWAFVRGGTGAVSEAIAADAREHGADIRTGARVGRILVEGGRAVGVALTDGTELRAKAVISNAHPKITFCDLVDTKELPSDFVRAIDRYKTRSGTVKVNLALGELPQFVGLAPEDSMTAARSFIQLCDSMEYLERAFDDAKYGKASAAPYSDGVLPTLVDDSLAPAGKHIMSCFTQYVPASWSQAPHRQELEAYADRVVAGYERFADNLPGAIEHRQVIGPYDMEQEYGLVGGNIMHGDLTLDQLFSWRPVAGYADYRTPIKNLYLCGSGTHPGGGISGINGRNASREILKDLKRRPRR, via the coding sequence GTGCCGGCTGAATACGACGCGATCATCGTTGGCGGCGGCCACAACGGCCTGGCGACCGCCGCCTACCTGGGTCGGGCCGGCCTGAAAACGCTCGTCCTCGAGCGCCGGGGTATTCTGGGCGGCGCCGCGGTCAGCGAGCATCCCTGGCCGGGCTATACCGTCTCCACGCTGTCCTACGTCCTCTCACTGATGCCCCCCGAAGTAATCCACGAACTCGAACTTCGCCGCCACGGGCTGACGCTCTACCCGCTGGCGGCGGACTACTACGTCCCCTTCCCGGACGGCTCCCACCTGCTCCTGACGAAAGATGCGGCGCAAGCCAAGGCCGAAATCAGCAAGTTCTCGACGAAGGACGCGGAGACCTGGCCCATCTTCAGCGCCTTCCTGGCGAAGATCGCGCGCATGGTCCGCCCGTTGCTCTTGATGACGCCGCCCACCGTCGGAGCCAAGACGCCTTCCGATTTACTCGAACTGGCGCGCTTCGCTTGGAAACTCAAAGGGCTGGACGTGCAGAGCACTAGCGACTTCGTCAAGGTGATGACGCTCTCCGTCGCCGAGCTCCTCGACGAGTGGTTCGAGTCGCCCCAGGTGAAGGCGGCTCGTTGCGTCTCCGGCGCGATCGGCACCTACGGGGGACCGTACACGCCGGGAACGGCCTACGTGCTGCTGCACCACTACATCGGCGAGGTCGACGGCCAGATGGCGGAGTGGGCCTTCGTGCGGGGTGGCACGGGAGCGGTATCCGAGGCCATCGCCGCGGACGCGCGCGAGCACGGCGCCGACATCCGCACCGGGGCTCGCGTCGGGCGCATCCTCGTCGAGGGCGGCCGCGCGGTCGGCGTGGCGCTGACCGATGGAACCGAGCTGCGCGCGAAGGCGGTCATCTCCAACGCGCATCCCAAAATCACGTTTTGCGACCTGGTTGACACGAAGGAATTGCCTTCGGACTTTGTGCGAGCCATCGATCGGTACAAGACGCGATCCGGGACGGTGAAGGTCAACCTGGCGCTGGGGGAACTGCCGCAGTTCGTGGGACTCGCCCCGGAGGACTCGATGACGGCGGCGCGCTCGTTTATTCAGCTCTGCGATTCGATGGAGTACCTGGAGCGGGCCTTCGACGACGCGAAGTATGGCAAGGCGTCGGCCGCGCCCTACTCCGACGGCGTGCTGCCCACCCTGGTCGACGATTCGCTGGCGCCGGCCGGCAAACACATCATGAGCTGCTTCACGCAGTATGTGCCGGCGAGCTGGTCGCAGGCACCGCATCGCCAGGAGTTGGAAGCCTACGCCGACCGCGTCGTCGCGGGATACGAACGGTTCGCGGACAACCTGCCGGGCGCGATCGAGCATCGCCAGGTCATCGGGCCGTACGACATGGAGCAGGAGTACGGACTGGTGGGGGGCAACATCATGCACGGCGACCTGACACTCGACCAGCTCTTTTCCTGGCGGCCCGTGGCCGGCTATGCGGACTACCGGACGCCCATCAAGAATCTCTATCTGTGTGGCTCCGGCACGCATCCCGGTGGCGGGATCAGCGGCATCAACGGCCGCAACGCTTCGCGCGAGATTCTCAAAGATCTGAAGCGACGTCCGCGGCGGTGA
- the speB gene encoding agmatinase — MPETPNLDAQLSGPQYMGPATFMKVTALTEPRELDQSRPDIAIVGAPWDGGTTSRPGARFGPRAVRVANYQPPTWHLDLQVAPFDVLKVIDYGDAACYPGLSDPAHQAIRARVAEVASRKIVPIVIGGDHSITNPSATAVADAYGRGKVGLVHFDAHADTGNSTWGDLASHATPMRRLIESGAIPGRNFIQIGLRGYWPERETFEWMRAQGMRWHLMGELLDRGVETVIGQGIQEALDGPEYIYLSVDIDVLDPGFAPGTGTPEPGGMQPSDLLRAIRNISLRTKLVGMDVVEVSPPYDHAEITAQNANRCILEAISALAVKKSKGATP; from the coding sequence ATGCCCGAGACGCCCAACCTCGACGCGCAGCTCAGCGGCCCGCAATACATGGGACCGGCCACCTTCATGAAGGTCACGGCGCTGACGGAGCCGCGGGAGCTCGACCAATCGCGGCCGGACATCGCGATCGTCGGGGCCCCCTGGGATGGCGGCACGACCTCCCGCCCCGGGGCCCGCTTCGGTCCTCGGGCCGTGCGCGTGGCCAACTACCAGCCACCCACGTGGCACCTTGATCTGCAGGTCGCACCCTTCGATGTCTTAAAGGTGATCGACTACGGCGACGCCGCATGCTACCCGGGTCTGAGCGACCCGGCGCACCAGGCCATCCGGGCCCGTGTGGCCGAGGTCGCCTCACGGAAGATCGTGCCGATCGTCATCGGCGGCGACCACTCCATCACCAATCCGTCCGCCACCGCGGTCGCCGACGCGTACGGCCGCGGCAAAGTCGGCCTGGTCCATTTCGACGCTCATGCCGACACCGGAAACAGCACCTGGGGCGACCTAGCCTCGCACGCGACCCCGATGCGTCGCCTGATCGAGTCCGGGGCGATCCCGGGCCGGAACTTCATCCAGATCGGGCTGCGCGGCTACTGGCCAGAGCGTGAGACGTTTGAGTGGATGAGGGCCCAGGGCATGCGCTGGCATCTGATGGGCGAGTTGCTCGACCGCGGCGTCGAAACCGTGATCGGACAGGGCATCCAGGAGGCGCTGGACGGCCCGGAGTACATCTACCTCTCGGTCGATATCGACGTCCTCGATCCGGGCTTCGCTCCTGGGACGGGAACGCCCGAGCCGGGCGGGATGCAGCCGTCCGACCTGCTCCGAGCGATCCGAAATATCAGCCTGCGGACGAAATTGGTCGGAATGGACGTGGTCGAGGTCTCGCCGCCGTACGATCATGCGGAGATCACGGCTCAGAATGCCAACCGCTGCATACTAGAGGCGATTTCCGCCCTGGCCGTGAAGAAATCTAAAGGAGCTACGCCGTGA